A genomic segment from Pseudokineococcus lusitanus encodes:
- the rplC gene encoding 50S ribosomal protein L3: MTTTSSDQRVVAGLLGSKLGMTQVWDADGRLVPVTVVQAAPNVVTQVRTPETDGYSAVQLAAGAVDPRRVTKPLTGHFAKAGVTPRRHVVEIRTADAAGFAAGQEVAADIFTAGQVVDVVGRTKGKGTAGVMKRHGFHGVGASHGAHRNHRKPGSIGGCATPGRVFKGMKMAGRMGAVRQTTQNLTVHAVDAEKGLILIKGAVPGPTGGVVLVRTPAKAVSKEA, encoded by the coding sequence ATGACCACCACCTCCTCCGACCAGCGCGTCGTCGCCGGCCTGCTGGGGTCCAAGCTGGGGATGACCCAGGTCTGGGACGCCGACGGCCGCCTCGTGCCCGTCACCGTCGTGCAGGCCGCGCCCAACGTCGTCACCCAGGTGCGCACGCCCGAGACGGACGGCTACTCGGCCGTCCAGCTCGCCGCGGGCGCCGTGGACCCCCGTCGCGTGACCAAGCCGCTCACGGGCCACTTCGCCAAGGCCGGCGTCACGCCGCGCCGCCACGTCGTCGAGATCCGCACCGCCGACGCCGCCGGCTTCGCCGCCGGCCAGGAGGTCGCCGCGGACATCTTCACGGCCGGCCAGGTCGTCGACGTCGTCGGCCGCACCAAGGGCAAGGGCACCGCCGGCGTCATGAAGCGTCACGGCTTCCACGGCGTCGGCGCCTCGCACGGTGCGCACCGCAACCACCGCAAGCCCGGCTCCATCGGCGGCTGCGCCACCCCGGGCCGTGTGTTCAAGGGCATGAAGATGGCGGGGCGCATGGGCGCCGTCCGCCAGACCACCCAGAACCTCACGGTCCATGCGGTCGACGCCGAGAAGGGCCTCATCCTCATCAAGGGTGCCGTCCCCGGGCCCACGGGCGGCGTCGTGCTCGTCCGCACGCCCGCCAAGGCCGTCTCGAAGGAGGCCTGA
- the rpsJ gene encoding 30S ribosomal protein S10: MAGQKIRIRLKSYDHEVIDSSARKIVDTVTRAGATVVGPVPLPTEKNTFCVIRSPHKYKDSREHFEMRTHKRLIDIIDPTPKAVDSLMRLDLPADVNIEIKL, translated from the coding sequence ATGGCGGGACAGAAGATCCGCATCCGGCTCAAGTCCTACGACCACGAGGTCATCGACAGCTCGGCGCGCAAGATCGTCGACACGGTGACCCGCGCTGGTGCGACGGTCGTGGGCCCGGTGCCGCTGCCGACGGAGAAGAACACGTTCTGCGTGATCCGCTCGCCGCACAAGTACAAGGACAGCCGCGAGCACTTCGAGATGCGCACCCACAAGCGTCTCATCGACATCATCGACCCCACGCCGAAGGCCGTCGACTCGCTCATGCGTCTCGACCTGCCCGCTGACGTGAACATCGAGATCAAGCTCTGA
- the tuf gene encoding elongation factor Tu — protein sequence MAKAKFERTKPHVNIGTIGHIDHGKTTLTAAITKVLHDAYPDLNPFTPFDQIDKAPEEKQRGITISIAHVEYQTAARHYAHVDCPGHADYIKNMITGAAQMDGAILVVAATDGPMPQTREHVLLARQVNVPYIVVALNKADMVEDEEILELVEMEVRELLSAYEFPGDDVPVVRVSALKALEGDKEWGGKLLELMEAVDTTIPEPERDIDQPFLMPVEDVFTITGRGTVVTGRVERGVLNVNDDVEIVGIKETKTKSTVTGVEMFRKLLDEARAGENVGLLLRGIKREDVERGQVVCKPNSIVPHKNFEASVYILSKDEGGRHNPFYSNYRPQFYFRTTDVTGVIELPEGTEMVMPGDNTDMKVQLIQPIAMEQGLRFTIREGGRTVGAGQVTAITA from the coding sequence GTGGCGAAGGCCAAGTTCGAGCGGACCAAGCCCCACGTCAACATCGGCACGATCGGTCACATCGACCACGGCAAGACGACGCTGACGGCGGCCATCACCAAGGTCCTGCACGACGCCTACCCGGACCTGAACCCCTTCACGCCGTTCGACCAGATCGACAAGGCGCCGGAGGAGAAGCAGCGCGGGATCACGATCTCGATCGCGCACGTCGAGTACCAGACGGCCGCGCGCCACTACGCGCACGTCGACTGCCCCGGCCACGCCGACTACATCAAGAACATGATCACGGGCGCGGCGCAGATGGACGGCGCCATCCTCGTCGTCGCCGCGACCGACGGCCCCATGCCGCAGACGCGCGAGCACGTCCTCCTGGCCCGCCAGGTCAACGTGCCCTACATCGTCGTGGCGCTGAACAAGGCCGACATGGTCGAGGACGAGGAGATCCTCGAGCTCGTCGAGATGGAGGTGCGCGAGCTCCTCTCCGCGTACGAGTTCCCGGGCGACGACGTCCCCGTGGTCCGCGTCTCGGCGCTCAAGGCCCTCGAGGGCGACAAGGAGTGGGGCGGCAAGCTCCTCGAGCTCATGGAGGCCGTCGACACGACGATCCCCGAGCCCGAGCGCGACATCGACCAGCCCTTCCTCATGCCGGTCGAGGACGTCTTCACGATCACGGGCCGCGGCACCGTCGTCACGGGTCGCGTCGAGCGCGGCGTCCTCAACGTGAACGACGACGTCGAGATCGTCGGCATCAAGGAGACGAAGACCAAGTCGACCGTCACGGGCGTCGAGATGTTCCGCAAGCTCCTCGACGAGGCGCGCGCGGGCGAGAACGTCGGCCTGCTCCTGCGCGGCATCAAGCGCGAGGACGTCGAGCGCGGGCAGGTCGTCTGCAAGCCGAACTCGATCGTGCCGCACAAGAACTTCGAGGCCTCGGTCTACATCCTGTCCAAGGACGAGGGCGGGCGTCACAACCCGTTCTACTCGAACTACCGCCCGCAGTTCTACTTCCGCACCACGGACGTCACCGGCGTCATCGAGCTGCCCGAGGGCACCGAGATGGTCATGCCGGGCGACAACACCGACATGAAGGTGCAGCTCATCCAGCCGATCGCCATGGAGCAGGGCCTGCGCTTCACGATCCGCGAGGGCGGCCGCACCGTCGGCGCCGGCCAGGTCACGGCCATCACGGCCTGA
- the fusA gene encoding elongation factor G — MAQDVLTDLHKVRNIGIMAHIDAGKTTTTERILFYTGINYKIGEVHDGAATMDWMEQEQERGITITSAATTCFWEGTQINIIDTPGHVDFTVEVERSLRVLDGAVAVFDGKEGVEPQSETVWRQADKYDVPRICFVNKMDKLGADFFFTVRTITERLGAKPLVLQIPIGAENDFVGVVDLVHMRALTWRGETGKGEAYEVEEIPADLVDTAAEYRDKLLEAVADTDEALLEKYLGGEEISAEEIKTAVRKVTVASEQYPVLCGSAFKNKGVQPMLDAVLDYLPTPLDVESVTGHDVRDEEKEIVRHADVEEPFSALAFKVASHPFFGKLTYVRVYSGRVAAGSGVVNSTKGKKERIGKLFQMHSNKENPVDEARAGHIYAMIGLKDTTTGDTLCDPADQVVLESMTFPEPVISVAIEPKTKGDQEKLGTAIQKLAEEDPTFQVQLDEETGQTIIKGMGELHLDILVDRMRREFRVEANVGKPQVAYRETIRKAVEKIDYTHKKQTGGSGQFAKVQVAIEPIDTSDSEAPMYEFANKVTGGRVPREYIPSVDAGIQDAMALGVVAGYPMVGIKATLLDGAYHDVDSSEMAFKIAGSQVLKEAVRRADPVLLEPVMAVEVRTPEEYMGDVIGDLNSRRGLIQAMEDASGAKVVRAQVPLSEMFGYVGDLRSKTQGRAVYSMSFDSYAEVPRAVAEEIVKKVRGE, encoded by the coding sequence GTGGCACAGGACGTCCTGACTGACCTTCACAAGGTCCGCAACATCGGGATCATGGCCCACATCGACGCCGGCAAGACGACCACCACCGAGCGGATCCTGTTCTACACGGGGATCAACTACAAGATCGGTGAGGTCCACGACGGCGCCGCCACGATGGACTGGATGGAGCAGGAGCAGGAGCGGGGCATCACCATCACCTCCGCCGCCACCACCTGCTTCTGGGAGGGCACCCAGATCAACATCATCGACACGCCGGGGCACGTCGACTTCACCGTCGAGGTGGAGCGGTCCCTGCGCGTGCTCGACGGCGCCGTCGCCGTGTTCGACGGCAAGGAGGGCGTCGAGCCCCAGTCCGAGACGGTGTGGCGCCAGGCCGACAAGTACGACGTGCCGCGCATCTGCTTCGTCAACAAGATGGACAAGCTCGGCGCGGACTTCTTCTTCACGGTCCGGACCATCACCGAGCGACTCGGCGCCAAGCCGCTGGTCCTGCAGATCCCGATCGGCGCGGAGAACGACTTCGTCGGCGTCGTCGACCTCGTCCACATGCGCGCCCTCACGTGGCGCGGCGAGACGGGCAAGGGCGAGGCGTACGAGGTCGAGGAGATCCCGGCCGACCTGGTCGACACCGCCGCGGAGTACCGCGACAAGCTGCTCGAGGCCGTCGCCGACACCGACGAGGCGCTGCTCGAGAAGTACCTCGGCGGCGAGGAGATCTCCGCCGAGGAGATCAAGACGGCCGTCCGCAAGGTCACCGTCGCGAGCGAGCAGTACCCGGTGCTGTGCGGCTCGGCGTTCAAGAACAAGGGCGTCCAGCCCATGCTCGACGCCGTGCTCGACTACCTGCCCACGCCGCTCGACGTCGAGTCCGTCACCGGTCACGACGTCCGGGACGAGGAGAAGGAGATCGTCCGGCACGCCGACGTCGAGGAGCCCTTCTCGGCTCTCGCGTTCAAGGTCGCCTCGCACCCCTTCTTCGGGAAGCTCACCTACGTCCGGGTCTACTCCGGGCGCGTGGCGGCCGGCTCCGGCGTCGTCAACTCGACCAAGGGCAAGAAGGAGCGCATCGGGAAGCTCTTCCAGATGCACTCCAACAAGGAGAACCCGGTGGACGAGGCCCGTGCGGGCCACATCTACGCGATGATCGGCCTCAAGGACACGACCACCGGGGACACGCTCTGCGACCCGGCGGACCAGGTCGTCCTCGAGTCCATGACCTTCCCCGAGCCCGTCATCTCGGTCGCCATCGAGCCGAAGACGAAGGGCGACCAGGAGAAGCTCGGCACGGCCATCCAGAAGCTCGCCGAGGAGGACCCGACCTTCCAGGTCCAGCTCGACGAGGAGACCGGCCAGACGATCATCAAGGGGATGGGCGAGCTCCACCTCGACATCCTCGTCGACCGCATGCGTCGCGAGTTCCGCGTCGAGGCGAACGTGGGCAAGCCCCAGGTCGCCTACCGCGAGACGATCCGCAAGGCCGTCGAGAAGATCGACTACACGCACAAGAAGCAGACGGGCGGCTCCGGCCAGTTCGCCAAGGTGCAGGTGGCCATCGAGCCGATCGACACCTCGGACTCCGAGGCCCCGATGTACGAGTTCGCCAACAAGGTGACCGGTGGCCGCGTGCCCCGCGAGTACATCCCCAGCGTCGACGCGGGCATCCAGGACGCGATGGCGCTCGGCGTCGTCGCCGGGTACCCGATGGTCGGCATCAAGGCGACGCTGCTGGACGGCGCCTACCACGACGTCGACTCGTCGGAGATGGCGTTCAAGATCGCCGGCTCGCAGGTGCTCAAGGAGGCCGTCCGCCGTGCGGACCCGGTCCTCCTCGAGCCGGTCATGGCCGTCGAGGTGCGCACGCCCGAGGAGTACATGGGCGACGTCATCGGCGACCTCAACTCCCGCCGCGGCCTGATCCAGGCCATGGAGGACGCCAGCGGCGCCAAGGTCGTGCGGGCCCAGGTCCCGCTGTCGGAGATGTTCGGGTACGTCGGGGACCTGCGGAGCAAGACGCAGGGCCGTGCGGTGTACTCGATGTCGTTCGACAGCTACGCCGAGGTCCCGCGCGCCGTGGCCGAGGAGATCGTCAAGAAGGTCCGCGGGGAGTGA
- the rpsG gene encoding 30S ribosomal protein S7, with product MPRKGPAPKRPLVIDPVYGSPLVTQLVNKVLVDGKKSTAERIVYGALEGARTKTGNDPVIALKRALDNVKPALEVRSRRVGGATYQVPVEVRAGRSTTLALRWLVGYSKARREKTMTERLMNEILDASNGLGAAVKRREDTHKMAESNKAFAHYRW from the coding sequence ATGCCTCGCAAGGGCCCGGCCCCGAAGCGGCCGCTCGTGATCGACCCCGTCTACGGCTCCCCGCTGGTCACCCAGCTGGTGAACAAGGTGCTCGTCGACGGCAAGAAGTCCACCGCCGAGCGCATCGTCTACGGCGCGCTCGAGGGCGCCCGCACGAAGACCGGCAACGACCCGGTCATCGCGCTCAAGCGCGCGCTCGACAACGTCAAGCCGGCCCTCGAGGTCCGCAGCCGCCGCGTCGGCGGCGCGACCTACCAGGTGCCCGTCGAGGTCCGCGCGGGCCGCTCGACGACGCTGGCCCTGCGCTGGCTCGTCGGGTACTCCAAGGCGCGTCGCGAGAAGACGATGACCGAGCGCCTCATGAACGAGATCCTCGACGCGAGCAACGGCCTCGGTGCCGCGGTGAAGCGTCGCGAGGACACCCACAAGATGGCCGAGTCGAACAAGGCCTTCGCGCACTACCGCTGGTGA
- the rpsL gene encoding 30S ribosomal protein S12: MPTIQQLVRKGRQDKVGKQKTPALKGSPQRRGVCTRVYTTTPKKPNSALRKVARVRLSSGIEVTAYIPGVGHNLQEHSIVLVRGGRVKDLPGVRYKIVRGSLDTQGVKNRKQARSRYGAKKEKR; encoded by the coding sequence GTGCCCACGATCCAGCAGCTGGTCCGCAAGGGCCGGCAGGACAAGGTCGGGAAGCAGAAGACCCCGGCCCTCAAGGGGAGCCCCCAGCGGCGAGGCGTGTGCACCCGCGTGTACACCACGACGCCGAAGAAGCCGAACTCGGCGCTGCGCAAGGTCGCGCGCGTGCGGCTCTCCAGCGGCATCGAGGTCACGGCCTACATCCCCGGCGTCGGCCACAACCTGCAGGAGCACTCCATCGTGCTCGTGCGCGGCGGCCGCGTGAAGGACCTCCCGGGCGTGCGCTACAAGATCGTGCGCGGCTCGCTCGACACCCAGGGTGTGAAGAACCGCAAGCAGGCGCGCAGCCGCTACGGAGCGAAGAAGGAGAAGCGCTGA
- a CDS encoding DNA-directed RNA polymerase subunit beta', whose amino-acid sequence MLDGNLFDDIRIGLATADSIREWSHGEVKKPETINYRTLKPEKDGLFCEKIFGPTRDWECYCGKYKRVRFKGIICERCGVEVTRAKVRRERMGHIELAAPVTHIWYFKGVPSRLGYLLDLAPKDLEKVIYFAAYMITSVDEESRHRDLPSLQAGMEVEKKQVSDRRDNDVEARARRLEEDLAQLEAEGAKSDARRKVRESAEREMNQIRRRADAEVERLSLVWDRFAGLKVSDLEGDEVLYRELRDRYGLYFEGSMGANAIQKRLESFDLEAEAELLREIIATGKGQKKTRALKRLKVVSNFLTTSNSPMGMVLDCVPVIPPDLRPMVQLDGGRFATSDLNDLYRRVINRNNRLKRLLDLGAPEIIVNNEKRMLQEAVDSLFDNGRRGRPVTGPGNRPLKSLSDLLKGKQGRFRQNLLGKRVDYSGRSVIVVGPQLKLHQCGLPKQMALELFKPFVMKRLVDLNHAQNIKSAKRMVERAGGSGARYGHVWDVLEEVITEHPVLLNRAPTLHRLGIQAFEPQLVEGKAVQIHPLVCTAFNADFDGDQMAVHLPLSTEAQAEARILMLSSNNILKPADGRPVTMPSQDMIIGLYHLTADREGGRGEGRTFSSVAEALMAYDGGALEVGSPITLRLEGLHPAEGEDVPEGFEPGGTARLRTTLGRALFNEALPVDYPFVNEVVDKKRLSTIVNDLAERYPKVQVAASLDALKETGFHWATRSGTTIAISDVLRPPNKQEILERYEAKAETVQRQYEEGLITDDERRQELIEIWTEATAVVAKDMQDNLDAVATRNSVYRMVVSGARGNWMQVRQIAGMRGLVANPKGEIIPRPVKSNFREGFSVLEYFISSHGARKGLADTALRTADSGYLTRRLVDVSQDVIVREDDCGTRRGLVLPIADDAADGSGLRRGEHVETSVYSRTLAADVKGEDGAVLAPAGSDVGDVLIDALVTQGVREIKVRSVLTCESKVGTCARCYGRSLATGKLVDIGEAVGIVAAQSIGEPGTQLTMRTFHTGGVAGDDITHGLPRVQELFEARTPKGVAPISEVAGRVSLEEDEKARRLVVTPDDGGEEIAYPLTKRSRLLVADGQHVEVGDQLLQGAVDPKQVLRILGPRRVQQHLVDEVQEVYRSQGVGIHDKHIEVIVRQMLRRVTIIDAGDAKLLPGELAERARFEEENRRVVAEGGAPAAGRPELMGITKASLATDSWLSAASFQETTKVLTEAALAGRSDPLLGLKENVILGKLIPAGTGLPRYRDVVVEPTEEAKAAMYSMPGYEDVDYDHFGLGSGQAVPLEEYDLGGDFR is encoded by the coding sequence TTGCTCGACGGCAACCTCTTCGACGACATCCGAATCGGCCTGGCCACGGCGGACAGCATCCGCGAGTGGAGCCACGGCGAGGTCAAGAAGCCCGAGACCATCAACTACCGCACGCTCAAGCCGGAGAAGGACGGGCTCTTCTGCGAGAAGATCTTCGGTCCCACCCGGGACTGGGAGTGCTACTGCGGCAAGTACAAGCGCGTCCGCTTCAAGGGCATCATCTGCGAGCGCTGCGGCGTCGAGGTCACCCGCGCCAAGGTGCGTCGTGAGCGCATGGGCCACATCGAGCTCGCCGCCCCCGTCACGCACATCTGGTACTTCAAGGGCGTCCCGAGCCGCCTCGGCTACCTGCTCGACCTCGCCCCGAAGGACCTCGAGAAGGTCATCTACTTCGCGGCGTACATGATCACGTCGGTCGACGAGGAGTCGCGCCACCGCGACCTCCCGTCGCTGCAGGCGGGCATGGAGGTCGAGAAGAAGCAGGTCTCCGACCGTCGCGACAACGACGTCGAGGCCCGTGCGCGGCGCCTCGAGGAGGACCTCGCCCAGCTCGAGGCCGAGGGCGCCAAGTCCGACGCCCGCCGCAAGGTGCGCGAGAGCGCCGAGCGCGAGATGAACCAGATCCGCCGTCGCGCGGACGCCGAGGTCGAGCGCCTCTCGCTCGTCTGGGACCGCTTCGCCGGCCTCAAGGTCTCCGACCTCGAGGGCGACGAGGTGCTCTACCGCGAGCTGCGCGACCGCTACGGCCTGTACTTCGAGGGCAGCATGGGCGCGAACGCGATCCAGAAGCGCCTCGAGTCCTTCGACCTCGAGGCCGAGGCGGAGCTCCTCCGGGAGATCATCGCCACGGGCAAGGGGCAGAAGAAGACGCGCGCGCTCAAGCGCCTCAAGGTCGTCTCCAACTTCCTCACGACGAGCAACTCGCCCATGGGCATGGTGCTCGACTGCGTCCCGGTCATCCCGCCGGACCTGCGCCCGATGGTGCAGCTCGACGGCGGCCGCTTCGCGACGAGCGACCTCAACGACCTGTACCGGCGCGTCATCAACCGCAACAACCGCCTCAAGCGGCTGCTCGACCTCGGCGCGCCCGAGATCATCGTCAACAACGAGAAGCGGATGCTCCAGGAGGCCGTCGACTCGCTGTTCGACAACGGCCGCCGCGGGCGCCCGGTCACCGGCCCGGGCAACCGGCCGCTCAAGTCCCTCTCGGACCTCCTCAAGGGCAAGCAGGGGCGCTTCCGCCAGAACCTCCTCGGCAAGCGCGTCGACTACTCGGGCCGCTCGGTCATCGTCGTCGGCCCGCAGCTCAAGCTGCACCAGTGCGGCCTGCCGAAGCAGATGGCGCTCGAGCTCTTCAAGCCCTTCGTCATGAAGCGGCTCGTCGACCTCAACCACGCGCAGAACATCAAGTCGGCCAAGCGCATGGTCGAGCGCGCCGGCGGCTCCGGCGCCCGCTACGGGCACGTCTGGGACGTGCTCGAGGAGGTCATCACCGAGCACCCGGTCCTCCTCAACCGGGCGCCCACGCTGCACCGCCTCGGCATCCAGGCCTTCGAGCCGCAGCTGGTCGAGGGCAAGGCCGTCCAGATCCACCCGCTCGTCTGCACGGCGTTCAACGCCGACTTCGACGGCGACCAGATGGCCGTGCACCTGCCGCTGTCCACCGAGGCGCAGGCCGAGGCCCGCATCCTCATGCTGAGCAGCAACAACATCCTCAAGCCGGCCGACGGCCGGCCGGTCACCATGCCCAGCCAGGACATGATCATCGGCCTGTACCACCTCACGGCCGACCGCGAGGGCGGCCGGGGCGAGGGCCGCACGTTCTCCTCCGTCGCCGAGGCGCTCATGGCCTACGACGGCGGCGCGCTGGAGGTCGGCTCGCCGATCACCCTGCGCCTGGAGGGCCTGCACCCCGCCGAGGGCGAGGACGTGCCCGAGGGCTTCGAGCCGGGCGGCACGGCGCGCCTGCGCACGACCCTCGGCCGTGCCCTCTTCAACGAGGCGCTGCCGGTCGACTACCCCTTCGTCAACGAGGTGGTGGACAAGAAGCGGCTCTCGACGATCGTCAACGACCTCGCCGAGCGCTACCCCAAGGTCCAGGTCGCCGCGTCGCTCGACGCGCTCAAGGAGACGGGCTTCCACTGGGCCACGCGCTCGGGGACGACCATCGCCATCTCCGACGTGCTCCGGCCGCCGAACAAGCAGGAGATCCTCGAGCGGTACGAGGCGAAGGCCGAGACGGTCCAGCGCCAGTACGAGGAGGGCCTGATCACCGACGACGAGCGCCGTCAGGAGCTCATCGAGATCTGGACCGAGGCCACCGCCGTCGTGGCCAAGGACATGCAGGACAACCTCGACGCCGTCGCCACGCGCAACTCGGTGTACCGGATGGTCGTCTCCGGGGCGCGCGGAAACTGGATGCAGGTCCGCCAGATCGCCGGCATGCGCGGCCTCGTGGCGAACCCAAAGGGCGAGATCATCCCGCGCCCGGTGAAGTCCAACTTCCGCGAGGGCTTCTCGGTGCTCGAGTACTTCATCTCCAGCCACGGCGCCCGCAAGGGCCTCGCGGACACCGCCCTGCGCACGGCCGACTCGGGGTACCTCACCCGCCGTCTGGTCGACGTGTCCCAGGACGTCATCGTCCGCGAGGACGACTGCGGCACCCGTCGCGGCCTCGTCCTGCCGATCGCCGACGACGCGGCGGACGGCTCCGGCCTCCGTCGTGGCGAGCACGTCGAGACGAGCGTCTACTCGCGGACGCTGGCCGCGGACGTCAAGGGCGAGGACGGCGCGGTGCTCGCGCCGGCCGGCAGCGACGTGGGCGACGTCCTCATCGACGCCCTCGTCACCCAGGGCGTCCGGGAGATCAAGGTCCGCTCGGTCCTCACCTGCGAGTCCAAGGTCGGGACGTGCGCCCGGTGCTACGGCCGCTCGCTCGCCACCGGCAAGCTCGTCGACATCGGCGAGGCCGTCGGCATCGTCGCGGCCCAGTCGATCGGCGAGCCCGGCACGCAGCTGACGATGCGGACCTTCCACACCGGTGGTGTGGCCGGTGACGACATCACCCACGGCCTCCCGCGCGTCCAGGAGCTCTTCGAGGCCCGCACGCCCAAGGGTGTCGCCCCGATCTCCGAGGTCGCGGGCCGCGTGAGCCTCGAGGAGGACGAGAAGGCCCGTCGTCTCGTCGTCACGCCGGACGACGGCGGCGAGGAGATCGCGTACCCGCTGACCAAGCGCTCGCGCCTGCTCGTCGCCGACGGCCAGCACGTCGAGGTCGGCGACCAGCTCCTCCAGGGCGCGGTCGACCCCAAGCAGGTCCTGCGGATCCTCGGCCCGCGGCGGGTGCAGCAGCACCTCGTCGACGAGGTCCAGGAGGTCTACCGCAGCCAGGGCGTCGGCATCCACGACAAGCACATCGAGGTCATCGTCCGGCAGATGCTCCGCCGGGTGACGATCATCGACGCGGGCGACGCGAAGCTCCTGCCCGGCGAGCTCGCCGAGCGGGCACGCTTCGAGGAGGAGAACCGGCGCGTCGTGGCCGAGGGCGGGGCGCCGGCCGCCGGCCGCCCCGAGCTCATGGGCATCACGAAGGCGTCGCTCGCGACGGACTCGTGGCTCTCCGCCGCCTCCTTCCAGGAGACGACGAAGGTGCTCACCGAGGCGGCGCTCGCGGGTCGCAGCGACCCGCTGCTCGGCCTCAAGGAGAACGTCATCCTCGGAAAGCTCATCCCGGCCGGCACGGGGCTGCCCCGCTACCGCGACGTGGTCGTCGAGCCGACCGAGGAGGCCAAGGCGGCGATGTACTCGATGCCCGGCTACGAGGACGTCGACTACGACCACTTCGGCCTCGGCTCCGGCCAGGCCGTCCCGCTCGAGGAGTACGACCTCGGCGGCGACTTCCGCTGA